The Flavobacterium piscisymbiosum genome includes a region encoding these proteins:
- a CDS encoding ankyrin repeat domain-containing protein codes for MSMSFIIACENGNRKIAELLLQNKEADVKYTDEGGRTALHYAAHRGYLDIVKILTEDGADINYEDHQGETPLFFACLQKQKQTALYLLENGAEITTNDKLGNSLLHLVAQTAQTEIATKLLEAGIDVNLLNNNGESPLLLASTKLNREIIQLLLDKGADINVTDKQGNTPLLHACYTKSIPVVTLLLDNGAAINHVNHSGENALLIACYETNRMLAKLLVERGADVFTSNNNGYSPIWYACANNQKEIVSLFLENGVDVNYSKPLASDTSSMNDYLDWIVSATNIANESSFTLNSSYTYGGESLLHVATKKGNLSMVKLLIEAGANINIQDESGNTPLHYSAANGKKDVVKYLLENKADASIVNVKEQKAIDYSNVKGFNEITELILKYAPSGTIVTPIYKEEPQKTDSVNSIEGKKKALLDLKELLDAGILTSEEFDAEKSKILKG; via the coding sequence ATGTCAATGTCATTTATAATTGCCTGTGAAAACGGCAACAGAAAAATAGCCGAATTGCTGCTTCAAAATAAAGAAGCAGATGTAAAATATACAGACGAAGGAGGAAGAACTGCATTACATTATGCCGCACACAGAGGTTATTTGGATATTGTAAAAATACTAACCGAAGATGGAGCTGATATTAATTATGAAGATCATCAAGGAGAAACGCCTTTATTTTTTGCTTGTCTTCAAAAACAAAAACAAACTGCATTGTATCTTTTAGAAAATGGTGCCGAAATTACCACAAATGATAAATTAGGAAACAGCCTTTTACATTTGGTAGCCCAGACCGCTCAAACTGAAATTGCAACAAAGTTGCTCGAAGCAGGAATTGATGTTAATTTACTGAATAATAATGGCGAATCGCCGCTTTTACTTGCTTCAACAAAATTGAATCGGGAAATTATTCAGTTGCTTTTAGACAAAGGAGCCGATATTAATGTTACAGATAAACAAGGAAACACACCACTTCTTCATGCTTGTTACACCAAATCGATTCCAGTTGTTACTTTACTTTTGGACAATGGTGCAGCTATAAATCATGTAAATCATTCCGGAGAAAATGCTCTTTTGATTGCATGCTACGAAACCAACAGAATGCTTGCTAAACTTTTAGTAGAAAGAGGTGCTGATGTATTCACATCCAACAATAACGGCTATTCTCCTATTTGGTACGCTTGCGCGAATAATCAAAAGGAAATTGTCTCTTTATTTCTAGAAAATGGAGTTGACGTTAACTACAGTAAACCTTTGGCCAGCGACACTTCGTCTATGAATGATTATCTTGATTGGATTGTTAGCGCTACAAATATTGCTAATGAATCTAGTTTTACACTTAACAGCAGTTATACTTATGGCGGAGAAAGCCTTCTACATGTTGCTACAAAAAAAGGCAATTTAAGCATGGTAAAATTGTTAATCGAAGCCGGTGCAAATATCAACATTCAAGATGAATCCGGGAACACGCCTTTGCATTACAGTGCTGCAAACGGAAAGAAAGATGTTGTTAAATATTTACTTGAAAATAAGGCCGACGCTTCTATCGTAAATGTAAAAGAGCAAAAGGCAATTGATTATTCAAATGTAAAAGGCTTTAATGAAATTACAGAATTGATTTTGAAATATGCTCCATCCGGAACCATAGTAACTCCAATTTATAAAGAAGAACCACAAAAAACAGATTCAGTAAATTCTATCGAAGGAAAGAAAAAGGCATTATTAGATTTGAAAGAACTTTTGGATGCGGGAATTTTAACTTCTGAAGAATTTGACGCCGAGAAAAGTAAAATTTTAAAAGGATAA
- a CDS encoding ferredoxin codes for MNPVHFQMSKKDGKSVLIHLKDAKGFFTLKSPNHTIVESFELATKACPVKIIAVKET; via the coding sequence ATGAATCCGGTACATTTTCAAATGTCTAAAAAAGATGGTAAATCGGTGTTGATTCATTTGAAAGATGCAAAAGGATTTTTTACTTTAAAATCGCCTAATCATACGATTGTTGAAAGTTTTGAATTGGCAACGAAGGCTTGTCCGGTTAAGATTATTGCGGTTAAGGAGACTTAG
- a CDS encoding XAC2610-related protein: MKPKISLLLFLCAVFYNANAQKAYIINDFMKGYTLYFAQQTVKSETKEYYKLTENESKKTVLEYGAKELSKSQISKTAKTVVFKSITDPNIRVLGDVNFDGRPDVVIHETEAIDDGCYTPQATAHIFINTSTSFISSQSISDVYNDANCMRGGSFDIDTKNRRLITTSLGGAALHGIEHYSVSGTEAKLLSSFEEDGFTQTPFYKITGKKWEKNKYIPFTSLSVYEPDLDKLLVFDTKNGKGRILLFKVDNVLYYAFRQNDEYKFVSFAHPVSPEKANKAVFKFRKQNTGNELEFNSGNIKYTIYETSNSVGIKINVNGKISDWQGIGKKGTLSSLTNAKFVNLVRE, translated from the coding sequence ATGAAACCAAAGATTTCTTTACTCCTTTTTCTTTGTGCAGTATTTTATAATGCAAATGCACAAAAAGCTTATATCATTAATGATTTTATGAAAGGTTATACTTTGTATTTTGCCCAGCAAACAGTAAAGTCGGAAACAAAAGAATATTATAAGCTTACCGAAAATGAAAGTAAAAAAACAGTATTGGAATATGGTGCAAAAGAATTGTCCAAATCTCAAATTAGCAAAACAGCTAAAACAGTCGTATTCAAAAGTATTACTGACCCAAACATTCGGGTATTAGGCGATGTAAATTTTGATGGTAGACCCGATGTTGTTATTCATGAAACCGAAGCAATAGATGATGGGTGTTATACTCCGCAAGCCACGGCGCATATTTTTATTAACACCTCAACCTCTTTTATATCCAGTCAAAGTATTAGCGATGTTTATAATGATGCCAATTGTATGCGCGGAGGCTCATTTGACATTGACACTAAAAACAGGCGACTTATCACAACAAGTCTTGGAGGAGCTGCTCTTCATGGCATCGAACACTATAGCGTTTCTGGCACAGAAGCCAAACTCTTGTCTAGTTTTGAAGAAGATGGATTTACTCAGACACCTTTTTATAAAATAACAGGAAAGAAATGGGAAAAGAACAAATACATTCCTTTTACTTCTTTATCTGTTTACGAACCTGATTTAGATAAATTACTTGTCTTTGACACCAAAAATGGCAAAGGGCGCATACTACTTTTTAAAGTGGATAACGTTTTGTATTATGCTTTTAGACAAAATGATGAATACAAATTTGTTTCTTTTGCACATCCGGTGAGTCCTGAAAAAGCAAATAAAGCAGTATTCAAATTCAGAAAACAAAATACCGGTAACGAATTGGAGTTTAACAGTGGTAATATCAAATACACAATATACGAAACATCAAATTCAGTTGGCATTAAAATTAATGTAAACGGGAAAATATCTGACTGGCAAGGCATTGGTAAAAAAGGAACTTTATCTTCTTTGACAAATGCTAAGTTTGTAAATCTTGTTAGAGAATAG
- a CDS encoding ferredoxin, which translates to MVIVTLQRDKCIGCNYCVEMDPVHFQMSKKDGKSVLIHSKDAKGFFTLKSNNHAIVESFELAAKACPVKIITVKET; encoded by the coding sequence ATGGTTATCGTAACTTTACAAAGAGATAAATGCATCGGCTGTAATTATTGCGTCGAAATGGATCCGGTACATTTTCAAATGTCTAAAAAAGATGGAAAATCGGTTTTGATTCATTCGAAAGATGCGAAAGGCTTTTTTACTTTAAAATCTAATAATCATGCCATTGTTGAAAGTTTTGAATTGGCAGCGAAGGCTTGTCCGGTTAAGATTATTACGGTTAAGGAGACTTAG
- a CDS encoding peptidase U32 family protein, protein MTKNNTIELMAPAGSFDSLQAALDNGADSIYFGVEQLNMRARSTVNFTMDDLQEIANRCEAKNVRSYLTLNTIIYDHDLSVVKTLLNKANEANITAVIASDQAVIAMARTIGMEVHISTQLNVTNIETIKFYSLFADTMVLSRELSLRQVKSITDQIEKEQIKGPNGNLIEIEIFGHGALCMAVSGKCYLSLHSHNSSANRGACKQNCRKKYTVIDQETGFEIELDNEYMMSPKDLCTLDFLDQVIDSGIQVLKIEGRGRAPEYVATVIKTYREAIDAYYEGSFSKEKVSVWMEALNTVYNRGFWAGYYLGQELGEWSDIPGSAATQKKVYVGKGTHYFPKAEVGQFKIEAYDIKIGDRILVTGPSTGAQEMIIDEMMVNDLISEKATKGDDCTFKLPFRIRMSDKLYKIVEA, encoded by the coding sequence ATGACAAAAAATAATACAATCGAACTTATGGCTCCCGCAGGGAGTTTTGATTCACTTCAGGCTGCGCTCGATAATGGCGCTGATTCTATTTATTTTGGCGTAGAACAACTTAACATGCGTGCGCGTTCAACGGTGAATTTTACTATGGATGATTTGCAGGAAATCGCCAATCGTTGTGAGGCAAAAAACGTAAGAAGCTATCTGACTTTGAACACCATTATTTACGATCACGATTTATCGGTTGTAAAAACATTGTTGAACAAAGCCAACGAAGCGAATATTACAGCTGTAATTGCATCTGATCAGGCGGTAATAGCTATGGCGAGAACTATTGGAATGGAAGTTCATATTTCGACCCAATTGAACGTAACGAACATTGAAACCATAAAATTCTACAGTTTGTTTGCAGATACTATGGTTTTAAGCCGTGAATTGAGTTTGCGTCAGGTAAAAAGTATTACAGATCAAATTGAGAAAGAACAAATAAAAGGACCAAACGGGAATTTAATAGAAATAGAAATTTTCGGTCACGGTGCTTTATGTATGGCGGTTTCGGGTAAGTGTTATTTGAGTTTGCATTCGCATAATTCATCGGCAAATCGTGGAGCGTGCAAACAAAATTGCCGCAAAAAATATACGGTGATCGATCAGGAAACCGGTTTTGAAATCGAATTGGATAACGAATACATGATGTCGCCTAAAGATTTATGTACGCTTGACTTTTTAGATCAGGTAATAGATTCAGGAATTCAGGTTTTAAAAATTGAAGGTCGTGGCCGTGCACCTGAATATGTAGCAACGGTTATTAAAACCTATCGTGAGGCTATTGATGCTTATTATGAAGGTTCATTTTCGAAAGAAAAAGTTTCTGTCTGGATGGAAGCTTTAAACACGGTTTACAATCGCGGTTTCTGGGCAGGATATTATCTGGGGCAGGAATTAGGAGAATGGAGTGATATTCCGGGATCTGCAGCAACTCAAAAGAAGGTTTATGTAGGGAAGGGGACGCATTATTTCCCGAAAGCAGAAGTAGGACAATTTAAAATTGAAGCTTACGACATTAAAATTGGTGATCGAATTCTCGTTACTGGCCCAAGTACTGGGGCGCAGGAAATGATTATCGACGAAATGATGGTAAATGATTTGATTTCTGAAAAGGCTACAAAGGGTGATGATTGCACTTTCAAACTTCCTTTTAGAATCAGAATGTCTGATAAATTATATAAAATCGTTGAAGCGTAA
- the tnpA gene encoding IS200/IS605 family transposase codes for MSQSFIKLWVHAIWATKNRQELIDDSIEKKLYDFIYEELIDLGCPVRILNGMPDHVHVLFLQNPQKTITDIVKQIKGSSSHFINREELILEKFAWQTGFAAYSVSESQLEVVYNYIKNQKHHHLKKNGQDEFDEFVKLHGLEKK; via the coding sequence ATGTCACAATCCTTTATCAAACTATGGGTTCATGCCATTTGGGCAACCAAAAATCGTCAGGAATTAATTGATGATTCAATTGAGAAAAAATTGTATGATTTCATTTATGAAGAGTTAATTGATCTCGGTTGCCCTGTTAGAATCCTAAACGGAATGCCTGATCATGTGCATGTTTTATTTTTACAAAATCCACAAAAAACTATCACAGATATTGTAAAGCAAATAAAAGGAAGTTCTTCTCATTTTATAAATAGAGAAGAACTTATCCTTGAAAAATTTGCCTGGCAAACAGGTTTTGCGGCTTATTCAGTTAGTGAGTCTCAGTTAGAGGTTGTTTATAATTACATTAAAAATCAAAAGCATCATCACCTTAAGAAAAATGGACAAGATGAATTTGATGAGTTTGTAAAATTGCATGGATTGGAGAAGAAATGA
- a CDS encoding rhodanese-related sulfurtransferase encodes MQLYNTLSAEERAIMIDDAGKQRLTLSFYAYAKIQDPKKFRDDLFLAWNALDALGRIYVATEGINAQMSIPEENLEAFRATLEVYDFMKGIRLNEAVEHDDHSFLKLTIKVRDKIVADGLNDETFDVTDIGVHLKAKEFNDILDDPNTIVVDFRNHYESEVGHFKNAITPDVETFRESLPIINEQLQNHKEDKNLVMYCTGGIRCEKASAYFKHQGFKNVFQLEGGIINYAKQIEAEGIESKFIGKNFVFDNRLGERITDDIISQCHQCGKPCDNHTNCENDGCHLLFIQCDECKAAMENCCSTECLDIIHMPLVDQVRLRTGKQVGNKVFRKGKSDSLKFKHSGELPNTSLATAEKPLDIRQKIKVKKVLLGKAEHYYVKAQVGLFTIENHELNTGDKILISGPTTGNQELILEKMIVNEAQATTAKIGDRVTFEVPFRIRLSDKLYKIVN; translated from the coding sequence ATGCAACTGTACAACACTTTAAGCGCAGAAGAAAGAGCCATCATGATCGATGATGCCGGTAAACAACGACTAACGTTGTCTTTCTATGCGTATGCCAAAATTCAAGATCCCAAAAAATTTCGCGATGATTTATTCTTAGCCTGGAACGCACTTGATGCTTTAGGCCGAATTTACGTTGCCACTGAAGGAATAAATGCTCAAATGAGTATTCCTGAAGAAAATTTGGAGGCTTTTAGAGCCACTCTCGAAGTTTATGATTTCATGAAAGGTATACGTTTGAATGAAGCCGTAGAACATGATGATCATTCCTTTTTAAAACTGACGATTAAAGTTCGTGACAAAATTGTTGCCGATGGTTTAAACGATGAAACTTTTGATGTTACTGATATTGGTGTTCACTTAAAAGCCAAGGAATTCAATGATATTCTTGATGATCCCAATACGATTGTTGTTGATTTTAGAAATCACTACGAAAGTGAAGTAGGGCATTTTAAAAATGCTATTACTCCCGATGTTGAGACTTTTAGAGAAAGTTTACCTATTATCAACGAGCAGCTTCAAAACCATAAAGAAGATAAAAACCTTGTAATGTATTGCACGGGCGGAATTCGTTGCGAAAAAGCAAGTGCGTATTTTAAACACCAGGGTTTTAAAAATGTTTTTCAGTTAGAAGGCGGAATCATCAATTACGCCAAGCAAATTGAAGCAGAAGGTATTGAAAGTAAATTTATTGGTAAAAACTTCGTATTCGATAATCGTCTTGGCGAAAGAATTACCGATGATATTATTTCGCAATGTCACCAATGCGGAAAACCTTGCGACAATCACACCAATTGCGAAAACGATGGCTGTCACTTGTTGTTTATTCAATGTGATGAATGTAAGGCTGCAATGGAAAACTGTTGTTCTACAGAATGTCTTGATATTATACATATGCCTCTTGTTGATCAGGTTCGTTTAAGAACCGGAAAACAAGTTGGAAACAAGGTATTCAGAAAAGGAAAATCAGATAGTTTGAAATTTAAACATTCTGGTGAACTACCTAATACTTCTTTGGCTACAGCCGAAAAGCCACTAGATATTCGTCAAAAAATAAAAGTAAAGAAAGTACTTCTTGGTAAAGCGGAACACTATTATGTGAAAGCGCAAGTTGGTCTTTTTACTATCGAAAACCACGAATTAAATACTGGTGATAAAATCTTAATTTCAGGACCTACTACAGGGAATCAGGAATTAATTTTAGAAAAAATGATCGTCAACGAAGCACAAGCCACTACTGCTAAAATTGGAGATCGAGTTACATTTGAAGTCCCATTTCGTATTCGTTTGTCAGATAAATTGTATAAAATTGTAAATTAG
- a CDS encoding BrxA/BrxB family bacilliredoxin, translating into MYPEEMVKPMQAELTAAGFQDLHSADAVDNAIKAEGTTLVVVNSVCGCAARNARPGAKMSLEGAKKPDHLITVFAGVDKEAVDAARQHMFPFPPSSPSMALFKNGELVHMLERHHIEGRPAELIAENLQDAFNEFC; encoded by the coding sequence ATGTATCCAGAAGAAATGGTAAAACCAATGCAAGCTGAATTGACTGCTGCAGGTTTTCAAGATTTACATAGTGCTGACGCTGTAGATAACGCTATCAAAGCTGAAGGTACCACTTTAGTTGTTGTAAACTCTGTTTGTGGTTGTGCTGCAAGAAACGCACGTCCGGGAGCAAAAATGAGTTTAGAAGGAGCTAAAAAACCAGATCACTTAATTACTGTTTTTGCAGGTGTTGACAAAGAAGCTGTAGATGCTGCAAGACAACATATGTTCCCTTTTCCTCCATCATCGCCATCTATGGCTTTGTTCAAAAACGGAGAATTGGTTCACATGTTAGAGCGTCACCACATCGAAGGTCGTCCAGCTGAATTAATCGCTGAGAACTTGCAAGATGCGTTTAACGAGTTTTGCTAA